In Campylobacter sp., the DNA window CGGAACCTTATCGCCCTCTTTGTAGATCGAGCTTGGATTTACCGGGCCTTTGTATGAAATTTCGCTGTAGTGCACGAGCCCGTCCACACCGCCTACGTCTACGAACATACCGTAGGTTGTGATTTTTTTAACGACGCCTTCGATGATGCCCTCAGTAGCGATTACTTTCTCGATCGCCTCTTTGCTTGCTTTGCGATCCTCATCAAGTAGCTTCTTGCGCGATACTACGATGCTTTGTTCGTCTCTATCAACTTTAATGATCTTTACCTTGAAATTTTTACCGACAGCGCCATTTGGGTTTTTAAGCGCGCTTTGCGAGCGAGGCATAAAAAATTCCACATCATCTGCGTTAGCACAAACGAAACCGCCCTTATTAAACGATAGAATTTTAACGTCATAAACATTTTCTGCGTTTTCATCATAGGAGTCGATGAATGCCTTTACTTTTTCCTTCTTTAGAGCCTTTTTATACGATACGACCGGGCGACCGCCTCTGCTTCCGATAATAGCGACTTTGATGTCATCTCCTACATTAACCTGCGGGTTTCCTTGCTCATCGCTAACCTCGGCGGCATCTAAAATACCCTCCGACTTCCTGCCTACGTCTATGAAAACCTCACCGTCCTTAAGGGCGATAACCTTACCTGTGACGACCTCGTCGCGAGACTTGCCGGCGTCATACTCCTCTAACAATGTCGCAAAATCTTCCTCTGCGTGGTTTTGAACCTTCTCGTTCACCTCAGCCATATGCTTCCTTTAAATTTATTTGTGCTTTTTTGAAAAGAACTAAAATGTGCGATTTTAGCTAAAATTTGCTTTCGATTTGATAAATTTCTAAGAGTAAATTTGATAAGAGAGTTTATAAATTCTGCGTTAAATCTTCTATTCTCGCTACCACTTTTTTGATGATCCAATCAGGCGTGCTGGCTCCTGCGGAGATGCCGCAGAGGCTTTTGTTTTCAAACCACGAGCGCTCAAGTTCGCTTTCGTTTTCTATAAGGTAGCTGTCTTTGCAAAAATTTTGCGAGATTAAAAAAAGCTGCTTGGTGTTGGAGGAATTTTTCCCGCCTACGATTATCATCACATCGGCCTTTTGCGACAGGCTTTTTACAGCCTCTTGATTTTCCAGCGTCGCATTGCAAATCGTATTAAAAATTCTTAGCTCCCTTGCGCGCTGCATCAAAAAATCCGCGATTTTGGTAAAGCTTTCTATCTTTTTCGTAGTCTGTGAAACGAGCGCGACGCGCGAGCCAAGCTTGACGTCTTGCAGTTCCTTCGTATCCATGATCACGAATACGCGCGATTTTGCGTAGGATTTCACACCCTTTACCTCGGGATGATTTTTATCGCCGAAGATCACGATGTCATAGCCCTCCGCGCTCATCTTTTCTACGATCTGCTGCGGCTTAGTAACGAAGGGGCAGGTAGCATCGATGAGCTCTTTATTTTGCGCCTTTAATCTTTGCAGATCGTCCTTTTGGATGCCGTGGGTGCGGATGATGAGCTTTTGCTCGTCCTTGATCTCGTTAACGCCCTCTAAGGTTTTGACGCCGAAATTTTGTTTTAAACGGTTAATCTCTTCGGCGTTATGTATCAGTTCGCCGATCGTAGCGGCCTCGCCGGCGCTTTCTGCGATCTTGATCGCGCGCTTGACGCCGAAGCAAAAGCCGTAGCTTTTGGCCATCTCAATCTTCAACGCCGGCTCCGATCTGTCTTAAAATCGCGGCGAAATTCGGAAACGACGTCGCGATACAATCGCTATCCTCGATGATCATCCCCGATCTTAAACCCAAAATCGCAAAGCTCATCGCGATGCGGTGATCGCCACACGGCGTGATGATCGCCGCGTTCGCCTCGCCGCCTTCGATCTGCCAGCCGTCCTGCAGCTCGCGCGCCTTAATACCGCAAGCGCGAAGCCCTTCGCAGGTTACTTTTATGCGGTCGCACTCCTTTACGCGCAGCTCGGCGGCATTTTTAAGCACGCTAGTTCCTTGTGCGCAGGCAAAAGCGATCGCAAGCGCTGGCGCTTCGTCTATCAGCCACGAGATATTTTCGCTCACCTCTACGGCGTGAAGCGGCGCGTAAGCAACCTCTATATCGCCGATCTGCTCGTAAATTTCGCTCGTTTTATTAAATTTAACCTCGGCACCCATACGTTTTAAAATTTCATACGCCTCTATACGGGTTTTGTTTAGCAGCATATTTTTTAGCACTATGCGCGAGCCCGGGGTTATCGCTGCGGCGACCGCGAAGAAAAACGCCGAGCTGGGATCGTTTGGGATAAAAATTTCAAGCGGTTTAAGCGGCGAGCTAAGCGGCGCAACTTCGATCGCAAGACCGTTTCGCGAAATTTGCGCGCCCATCGCTTTTAGCATCCGCTCGCTGTGATCGCGGCTAAGCTCGGGCTCGCTAAATTTACATCCGCTGCCGCGCAGAGCCGCTAAAATCAAAGCGGTCTTTACCTGCGCGGACGCAATCTTACTTGCGTATTCAAAATACCCAAGCTTTTGCCCGAGCACCGCAATCGGCGCCTTTTCGCCGCCTGCTCGTCCGTAAATTTTAGCGCCTACTTTGCAAAGCGGATCCGCAACGCGCCTCATCGGGCGCTCGCTTAGATACCGATCGCCGCACAGCACGAAAAATCCCTCCCGCCCCGCCAAAAAGCCCATAAATAGCCGCATAGCGGTGCCAGAGTTGCCGCAATCAAGCGGGACGTTCGGCTCTTTGATAGCCTTCGGCGGAGTGATTAAAATTTCGCCCTCTACGCGCTGCACGCAAGCGCCCAAAAGCTCCACGATCTTTAGCGTATTTTGCGTATCCTCGGCGGCTAGATAGTTTGAAATTTTACTCGTCCCCTCCGCTAGCAGCGAAAAGATCGCCGCACGGTGCGAGATCGATTTATCCGCGGCGATGTTTGAAATCTCCGCCCGCAAAGGGCCCGCTTGCGCAAAAATCCTCATCGCAGTCCAAGTCCCAGTTCGCTGCTAAGCGCGGCTAAAATTTTATCGGTAAAGCCCGCTACTTCCTCATCGCACAGCGTTTTTTGAAGGTCTTGAAATACAAGTCTGATCGTCAGGCTCTTTGAATCGCCCAGGCTTTCGTCGCTATAAAGATCGCTCGGGATAAATTCCTTTAGCGCCTCGATTTTAAGGGAATCTATGCACTGCTTAATCTGCTCGAAACGCATTCCGCTCGGCACCAAAATACTTAGATCGCGCGATACGCTAGGGAATTTCGAATAAGCGTCCGCTACGATATTTTCAAATTTAAGCTTGGAAAAATCGATCTCGCACAGATAGCTTTTATCCAGATCGCGCCCTGCTTCTACGGCGTAATCCACGCGCCCGATAAAGCCCACTATCTGCCCGCCCTGCTCGATCTGCGCCTGCTCGAATTCGCTTAAAAATTTCAAATTTTCGCCAGGCAGCCTGACCTTAAATTTACCGATGACGCTTTGGATTAAATTTGCAAAATACAAAAAATCCACCGCAGCGGGTTTTGCGCCGGCAGCGATAGAGGGCTCCGCCTTTAATCCGCTAGCGATAAAGCCCAGCCTTAGGCTCTGCGCGCCGCTTTCGTCAAAGACCTCTCCTAGCTCAAAAAGCTTGACGCTTCTGCGAGAATTCTTTAAATTTCGCTCAGCAGATTCCAGCAGATGATTAATCAGCGTCGGTCTTAGCGCGTCCAGCTCGCCGTTTATCGGATTTAAAATTTTAACCTTGCACGGCGCAAAGCCTAAGCTTTCTAGCGCCTTGCCGTCGTCAAATACATAATGCACGCACTCGAAAAATCCTACCGCTGCCGCCTTGCTGCGAAGCTTGCGTCCATTACATAAGCTTACGTAGGTATCGTTTAAGCGGTTTTTTTCGTAGAAGCTTAGCGGTGCGGCGGCGATATTATCGATGCCTACGATACGCACGATCTCCTCGCAAACGTCGTGGGAATTTACGATATCGTGGCGGAAAGGCGGCACCTTGGCAGTGATAAGATCGGCTTCGACGCCCACATCAAAGCCCAGCCTTTTTAAAATTTTTACGATCTTATCGCGCGGAATTTGCGCGCCGATCATTGAGTTTATCTCTTTTTCGCTAAAGCCCACGATAAGCGGCTCCAAAGCATTTGAAATCTTTTGTGTGCCCGCATATAGGCTAACGGCTTTATTTTTAAGTAGCAATCTAAATAGCAGATCTAGTCCCAGCCTAAGCTTTGGTTCGCTGCCTCTGCTTGAGCGATACACGTGCTCGTCACCTTTTAGGCTTTTATTTTCGTTTACTGCTTTGGCGATAATTAGTGGCGCGGTATAGTTTGCCTCTAATAGCACCACTTTGCTACTGCAACATGCCTTTAGCTCCGCGTCTTGGCAAATTCCTGCTACGCTAAGCAGTCTCTTGCCCGCATAAACGCCGAACTCGCCGTTTGGCATGGGCTTTATGTCAAGCGCCACCTTGCCATCTGCGGAAGCGATCTTTTCAAAATCATAAGCGCGCAGCAATACTCCGGTAGAGTGAGTAGCGTAGTTGATGAAATTTTGCACCGCGCAGCTTTGCAAAATACCAACGCTTGCAAGACGCAAGGTCTGCTTTAAATTTAACTTCAGCTCGCCTTTGATCTCATAAGCTCGAAAAGCAAATTTAGCGCTTACCTCATCGCTTGCACGCACGCTTAAAATTCTACCGATACCAGGTGCTCCGTCGGCATCTTCAAATTCGTGCTTTTCCTTTAGCGGCAGATCAAGCGCTGCGCCTAGATCGCGCGCTATGCCTAAGATGCTAAGGCAGTCGCCGCGATTAGCGGTAAGCTCAATCTCGATAAGATCATCATTAAAAATTTCATACTCGCGCAGCTCTTTACCGAGCACGAGCTCGCCGATGCTGCTATCAAGCACCATGATGCCGTCATTCGTCTTAGCAAGTCCAAGCTCGGTTGCCGAACAGATCATACCAAAGCTCTCCACGCCGCGAAGTTTGGCAGGCTTTATCTCAAGTCCGCCAGGAAGCACGGTACCGATTAGGCTAACCGCGACATATTGCCCTGCCTCGACGTTTTTTGCACCGCAGACGATCTGCAGACTCTGCTTACCGACATCAACCTCGCAGACATTTAGATGATCGGAATTCTCGTGTCGACGCTTGCTTTTTACGAGTCCTACGACGACGCCTTTAGGAAGTGAAATTTCATCGTGAGCGTCAACCTCAAGACCGATGGAATTTAGCGTAGAAAGTAGCCTTTCGCTTGAAATTTCGCTTATGTCGATCCACTCCTGCAACCAATTTCTCGTTATTATCATTTAAACTGCTCCAATAATCTAATATCGCCTTCAAATAGCGAGCGCAGATCGGGGATACCGTGCAGCAGCATCGCAAAGCGCTCCACGCCGAGCCCGAATGCGTATCCGCTGACGTTTTTCCAGCCCACCGCTTTAAAGACGTTAGGATCGACCACACCGCTGCCTAACACCTCGAGCCAGCCCGTCTGCTTACAGACGCGGCATCCCTCGCCGTGGCAGAAAATACAGCTGATATCGACCTCAGTGCTAGGCTCCGTAAACGGAAAGAAGCTCGGGCGGAAGCGCACCTTTACGTCTCCAAACATATAGCGCAAAAATTCCTCTAAAACGTATTTTAAATTTGCAAAGCTCACGCGGTCTCCCTGCTCGACTACGAGACCTTCTACTTGATGAAACATCGGCGTGTGGGTTAGATCCATATCACGGCGAAAGACCGCGCCCGGGGCGATCATACGCACCGGCGGAGCTTTAAATTTCTCCATCGTGCGGATCTGAACGCCGCTGGTGTGCGTGCGTAGCAGCCGCCCGTCATTTAGATAAAACGTATCTTGCATATCGCGTGCAGGGTGGTATTTGGGTAAATTTAGCGCCTCAAAATTATGGAAGTCATCCTCGATGAGCGGACCGCTTTCGACGCTGAAATTTTGCGCGATGAAGTAGTCTATGATCTTATCCATCGTCTCCATCACGGGGTGCAGCGCGCCGCAGCTTACGTTTTCGTTAAAAAGCGTGACGTCGATTGCTTCATTTTTCATCGCCTCTTTTTGCTCTGCTGCTTCCAGGCTCGCCCTTTTTGCAGCGATGAGCTCGCTGAAATAATCGCGCTTTTCATTCGCGCTTACGGCAAGCTCTTTTTTCTGCTCGGGCGCTGCGGATTTGAGCTCGGAAAAAAGCGCCGTTATGATGCCTTTTTTGCCGAAAAGCTCCAAGCGCACGGCTTCCAGCTCGCTTAAGCTCGATGCGGCGTCGATTTTTGCTTTAATCTCTTGCAAATTCTATCCTTGTGGTTAAATTTAATGGCGCGATTGTAGTTAAAATTTGATAAAAGCTAGGTAAATTTGCGTGTTTGGATTTTTTGGCTATAATCGCGGCTAAATTTCAACCTTATAAAAGGATCTAAAATGAACGTCTTCGAAAAGATCGTAAACGGCGAAATCCCGTGCAACAAAGTGTTAGAGAACGATGAATTTTTGGCATTCCACGACATCAATCCAAAAGCGCCTATCCACATCCTGGCTATCCCTAAAAAATGCTACGA includes these proteins:
- a CDS encoding 4-hydroxy-3-methylbut-2-enyl diphosphate reductase, which encodes MKIEMAKSYGFCFGVKRAIKIAESAGEAATIGELIHNAEEINRLKQNFGVKTLEGVNEIKDEQKLIIRTHGIQKDDLQRLKAQNKELIDATCPFVTKPQQIVEKMSAEGYDIVIFGDKNHPEVKGVKSYAKSRVFVIMDTKELQDVKLGSRVALVSQTTKKIESFTKIADFLMQRARELRIFNTICNATLENQEAVKSLSQKADVMIIVGGKNSSNTKQLFLISQNFCKDSYLIENESELERSWFENKSLCGISAGASTPDWIIKKVVARIEDLTQNL
- the aroA gene encoding 3-phosphoshikimate 1-carboxyvinyltransferase, with translation MRIFAQAGPLRAEISNIAADKSISHRAAIFSLLAEGTSKISNYLAAEDTQNTLKIVELLGACVQRVEGEILITPPKAIKEPNVPLDCGNSGTAMRLFMGFLAGREGFFVLCGDRYLSERPMRRVADPLCKVGAKIYGRAGGEKAPIAVLGQKLGYFEYASKIASAQVKTALILAALRGSGCKFSEPELSRDHSERMLKAMGAQISRNGLAIEVAPLSSPLKPLEIFIPNDPSSAFFFAVAAAITPGSRIVLKNMLLNKTRIEAYEILKRMGAEVKFNKTSEIYEQIGDIEVAYAPLHAVEVSENISWLIDEAPALAIAFACAQGTSVLKNAAELRVKECDRIKVTCEGLRACGIKARELQDGWQIEGGEANAAIITPCGDHRIAMSFAILGLRSGMIIEDSDCIATSFPNFAAILRQIGAGVED
- the pheT gene encoding phenylalanine--tRNA ligase subunit beta, which encodes MIITRNWLQEWIDISEISSERLLSTLNSIGLEVDAHDEISLPKGVVVGLVKSKRRHENSDHLNVCEVDVGKQSLQIVCGAKNVEAGQYVAVSLIGTVLPGGLEIKPAKLRGVESFGMICSATELGLAKTNDGIMVLDSSIGELVLGKELREYEIFNDDLIEIELTANRGDCLSILGIARDLGAALDLPLKEKHEFEDADGAPGIGRILSVRASDEVSAKFAFRAYEIKGELKLNLKQTLRLASVGILQSCAVQNFINYATHSTGVLLRAYDFEKIASADGKVALDIKPMPNGEFGVYAGKRLLSVAGICQDAELKACCSSKVVLLEANYTAPLIIAKAVNENKSLKGDEHVYRSSRGSEPKLRLGLDLLFRLLLKNKAVSLYAGTQKISNALEPLIVGFSEKEINSMIGAQIPRDKIVKILKRLGFDVGVEADLITAKVPPFRHDIVNSHDVCEEIVRIVGIDNIAAAPLSFYEKNRLNDTYVSLCNGRKLRSKAAAVGFFECVHYVFDDGKALESLGFAPCKVKILNPINGELDALRPTLINHLLESAERNLKNSRRSVKLFELGEVFDESGAQSLRLGFIASGLKAEPSIAAGAKPAAVDFLYFANLIQSVIGKFKVRLPGENLKFLSEFEQAQIEQGGQIVGFIGRVDYAVEAGRDLDKSYLCEIDFSKLKFENIVADAYSKFPSVSRDLSILVPSGMRFEQIKQCIDSLKIEALKEFIPSDLYSDESLGDSKSLTIRLVFQDLQKTLCDEEVAGFTDKILAALSSELGLGLR
- the pheS gene encoding phenylalanine--tRNA ligase subunit alpha, which codes for MQEIKAKIDAASSLSELEAVRLELFGKKGIITALFSELKSAAPEQKKELAVSANEKRDYFSELIAAKRASLEAAEQKEAMKNEAIDVTLFNENVSCGALHPVMETMDKIIDYFIAQNFSVESGPLIEDDFHNFEALNLPKYHPARDMQDTFYLNDGRLLRTHTSGVQIRTMEKFKAPPVRMIAPGAVFRRDMDLTHTPMFHQVEGLVVEQGDRVSFANLKYVLEEFLRYMFGDVKVRFRPSFFPFTEPSTEVDISCIFCHGEGCRVCKQTGWLEVLGSGVVDPNVFKAVGWKNVSGYAFGLGVERFAMLLHGIPDLRSLFEGDIRLLEQFK